CGAACCGGAAATTCCTTGCTGGCGGGCATCCCTTCGAACCAGGGCTCAATCTTCATGAACACTTCGCCGAACTGCCCCGCGCCGCCCGACTGTTTTTTATGCCGGTAATTGGCCTGCGCGGCTTTCTGGATGGTTTCGCGGTAGGGAATGCGGGCGGGAAGGTAATCCACCTGCATATTGTACACATGTTCCAGCCGCCATTTCGTGATGGCCAGGTGCAACTCGCCCTGCCCGTGCAGGATCACCTGTTTCAGTTCGCGATTGTACTCCACTTCCAGCGTGGGGTCTTCCATGTGGATTTCGTTGAGGACTTCACCCAGCTTTTCGTCGTCGGCTTTGTTTTTTGCGATGATGGCCGTCCGTACCCGTGGCGGCGGGAAGTGGATGGGATCGATCTGGCTGTTGAATTTGGGATCGTTGAGGGTATGATTGGTGAAGGTATTTTTCAGTTTGAGGGTGCAGCCGATATCGCCGGAACGGAGGCGGTCTACCTGCTGGCGGTTTTTACCGTCGGCAATGAAGAGCTGGTTCAGGCGTTCGGAGGTATTGCCTTTTTCGTTGTACAGTTCCTGCCCGGCTTTCAGCTCCCCGCTCATCACTTTGAAGAAGGAGAGTTTGCCTATATGGGGCTCCAGCAGGGTTTTAAACACGAAGAGGCAGGTGGACCCGGCGGGGTCGCAGGGCACTTCGCGGCCGTCTTCCGTGCGTTCCGGGGGCATTTCCACGGCGGAAGGTGCCACATTGTCGATGAACCCCATCAGCCTGCCGCTGCCCATATTCCGGAGGGCGCTGAGGCAGAACAGGGGAAACACCTGGTGTTTCATCATCCCGATTTTAAGGCCTTGCCGGAGCTCGTCTTCGTCGAGACTGCCTTTTTCGAAGTACAATTCCATGAGAGCATCATCGTTTTCGGCGGCTTTTTCGACGAGGGTGTTGTGCCACGCTTCGGCCTGCGCCTTTTCATCATCGGGGATGGGGAGTTTTTCAGGTTTGCCGCCACCTTCGGGAAAGCGGTACATGGTCATTTTCAGCAGGTCGATAATGGCATTGAAGCCGGGGCCCTGGTTCACGGGGTACTGCATGACGGTGACGGCTGCACCGAAGAAGCGGCGGGCCTGGTCGAGCACCTGCTGGTAATTGGCGTTTTCGTGGTCGAGCTGGTTAACCGCGAGGATGGTGGGCTTCGCGTAGCGGTCTACGTAATCCCAGATTTGTTCGGTGCCTACTTCCACGCCGTTGTAGGCGTGGAGCACCATCACGGCGGTGTCGCATACCCGGATAGAAGAGGCGACTTCGCCTATGAAATCTTCCAGGCCGGGAGTGTCGATGATATTGATTTTGTAATCGCGCCACTCGGTGTGCAGCGTGGTGGCGTATACGGAGTTACCCCGGGCGTGTTCTACCTCATGGTAGTCCGACACCGTGTTTCGCTCCTCCACGGAGCCGCGTTTTGGGATAATGCCGGCCTCGAACAGCATGTCCTCGGCCAGCGTCGTTTTGCCGCTCTTGGCAGCGCCAATGAGCACAACATTTTTAATGTGTTTTTCGTCATACGTTTTCATACGGCAATAGTTTTGCGGGTGAAGCGCGCCGGGGCGAGTGGGTTTGCCGTTCCAGGAGAAAGAATCAGGTTGCGAGGCTCATAACATGCTGTAGGATGACCTTCCCGGCCGTATATTAAATTACGCAATTTTTAGGGTAAATACCGTGATAAGTCCAGTTTAAAATCGATGTCACAACACCGTTAGGGTGCCAAATAACTTTACCTTTGCCCCATGAAATTATTATTACGGTACCTCAAAAACTATAAATGGCTGGTAATGGCCGCGCTGCTGCTGGCGACCGTTAACCAGGTGTTTTCCCTGTTAGATCCCTGGATATTCGGAGAAATCGTGGACCGCTTCGCGTCCCATCCCCATACGTTCACGGCCGCCAATGCCGCTGCGCCCGAACCGCGGACGGAAAATCAATACCTGTACGGCGTGCTGCTCCTGCTGCTGGCATCCATCGGCGTAGCCATGATCTCGCGCATTGCCAAAGCATTCCAGGATTATTTCGTGAGCGCCATCACCCAAAGGCTGGGCGCCCGGATGTATACCGACGGCCTCCGGCATTCGATGCGCCTGCCTTACCAGGAGTTCGAAGACCAGCGCTCCGGCGAAACGCTCGCCATACTCCAGAAAGTGCGCCTCGATACGGAAAAGTTCATCTCCCAGTTTATCAATATCCTCTTCACCACGCTCGTGGGTGTGGTATTTGTGATGGTTTTCGCCTTCCGGGTGCACTGGTCGCTCGTGTTCGTGTATTTCGGCGGCTCCGTACTGCTGGGATGGCTCATGAACGTGCTGAGCAAGCGCATCAAATCGATACAGAAAAATATCGTGAAAGAAACGACCGTGCTGGCCGGCGCCACTACCGAATCGCTCCGCAATATCGAGCTGGTGAAAAGCCTCGGCCTTACCAACCAGGAGATCCGCCGGCTGAACGCCAATACCATGAAGATCCTGCTACTGGAGCTCACCAAGGTGAAACGCGTACGCAGTATCGCATTCGTTCAGGGAACGTTCGTCAACCTCCTGCGCTCCACCATCCTGTTCCTGCTGCTGTACCTTATTTATGGCGACCAGGTATCCGTGGGCCAGCTCATTTCCCTGCAGCTATATTCCTTCTTCCTTTTCGGCCCGCTCCAGGAATTGGGCAACATCATCCTGGCCTACCGCGAAGCGCAGGTTTCGCTGGATAACTTCCAGCGGATACTCAATACACCCGTGGAAATAACACCCGCATCGCCGGCCAAGCTATCGCTGGTGAATGAGCTGGCATTCCGGAATGTGGGCTTCCAGCATATCACCGCCAAAAACAAAGCCCTCGACGCGATCAATTTCACGGTAAAAACCGGCGAAACCATTGCGTTCGTGGGCCCTTCAGGCAGCGGCAAAACCACGCTGGTGAAGCTGCTGGTGGGATTGTACAAACCCGGGGAAGGGAATATTGAATACAACGGCATCGATTCCGGCGCGCTGGACATCGAAGAGCTGCGCCACCAGCTAGGCTTCGTGACGCAGGACACGCAGCTGTTTTCCGGCACCATCCGTGAGAACCTCCTGTTTGTCAATCCCCGCGCCACGGAAGAAGAACTGATGAGCGCGCTGCAAAGGGCGTCGGCCTATAGCCTGCTGGCCCGTGCAGAACACGGTATCGACACCGTGATCGGCGAAGGCGGGATCAAAATTTCCGGCGGTGAGAAGCAGCGCCTCTCCATCGCCAGGGCCCTGCTGCGGCAACCACGGCTCCTGGTGTTCGACGAAGCCACTTCCGCCCTCGATTCCATCACGGAAGAAGAAATCACCCAAACGGTAAGACAGGTCACCTCCAGCAAAGAACACATCACGGTGATGATCGCCCACCGTCTTTCCACCATCATGCACGCCGACCGCATCTACGTCCTCGAAAAAGGCCGTATCGTGGAAACCGGCGCTCACCATGCCCTGCTGGAGGAAAAAGGCCTGTACTACGCCATGTGGCGCCAGCAGATCGGGGAAAGGAAATCCACCGGACAAACTACCGCATAAACACGATCATACTACCTGCAGCCGGATTTATATTGTACTTTTACGCACCATGAGCAACAAACAGAATTACTTTCTGAGCATACTGAAAATGAAGTGCCCGCATTGCCGGAGAGGCGATATGTTCAAGGATAAAAACCCTTTCCACCTGCGCTTCTCGAAGATTTTCGCGATGTACGAAAGATGCCCGGTTTGCAACCAGAAATATGAACTGGAAACCGGGTTTTGGTTCGGGACCGGTTACGTGAGCTACGCCCTTGGCATCGCCCTGTCGGTTTTTAACCTCGTCTGGTACTGGTTTTTCTTCGGAATGAGCTGGAAAGATGATAGCATCTACTGGTGGCTCGGCGTCAACGGGATCATCCTCCTGGTGCTGCAACCCTGGCTGATGCGCATTTCCCGCGTGATCTATCTATACTTCTTCGTGTACTACGACGAAGATACCGCGCAGCTCCCCGATCCGGAACACCCGCTCGATCATTCCCATTAATTACGAATGAATTATTCATACTGAAGGGCCGTGAAAACGGCCCTTTTTTGCTTTTCATCCAAAATCTGAGCAGTATGTCAGATCATCTTTAGTATCGTTACATGATGTAGTTCGAAGGGAAGGAAGATGCAGGCGCATCCATGCTCAAATATATCTTATCATTTTCATTACTCCTTAATTTTTCTGGGAAGACCGTCGTGTAACGCAATCCCAGCGCGACTTACTTGCCACGCCAACATTCATTTCCAGAAATAAGCGCTTATTATTTGCAACATAGATGCATTTTACTAGATTTGCAACTTTGTTGCACATTAAACATACTATCATGAAAAAGCTCTTGCTCCCGGCGGTTTTCGCCGGATTGTTCCTGGCTGCCTGCCGTAAAGATGACAAACCCGCCGACCCGGCGCCCGTTGAAAAAGAAGCCGCCTACCTACGGCTGATCGTCAGCGATGCGGACCAGGCGCGTATCTCCGTCGTAGATCCCTTGAAAAGCACCACCGCTCCCTTCAACATTAAAGCCGCCCAGCCTTCGCTGTATGCCACCAGCACCGGCCAGTTCGCCGCCATCATCAGCCGCGCCGACAACACCGTGGAATTCTTCAACACCGGCATCGAAAAACACGGCGGACATTTCCACGTGCATGAACCCGGAATGTCGCCCGTCACCTTTGCCGAAGCGGGCCCCACGCACTTTTACGCACATGCCGGCCTCAACGCTATTTTCAATGACGGAACGGGTACGATCAGCCTGTTTAAAGACGGCGACCTGGAAGACGGTCCCGGCGCCATC
Above is a genomic segment from Chitinophaga pollutisoli containing:
- a CDS encoding elongation factor G, which produces MKTYDEKHIKNVVLIGAAKSGKTTLAEDMLFEAGIIPKRGSVEERNTVSDYHEVEHARGNSVYATTLHTEWRDYKINIIDTPGLEDFIGEVASSIRVCDTAVMVLHAYNGVEVGTEQIWDYVDRYAKPTILAVNQLDHENANYQQVLDQARRFFGAAVTVMQYPVNQGPGFNAIIDLLKMTMYRFPEGGGKPEKLPIPDDEKAQAEAWHNTLVEKAAENDDALMELYFEKGSLDEDELRQGLKIGMMKHQVFPLFCLSALRNMGSGRLMGFIDNVAPSAVEMPPERTEDGREVPCDPAGSTCLFVFKTLLEPHIGKLSFFKVMSGELKAGQELYNEKGNTSERLNQLFIADGKNRQQVDRLRSGDIGCTLKLKNTFTNHTLNDPKFNSQIDPIHFPPPRVRTAIIAKNKADDEKLGEVLNEIHMEDPTLEVEYNRELKQVILHGQGELHLAITKWRLEHVYNMQVDYLPARIPYRETIQKAAQANYRHKKQSGGAGQFGEVFMKIEPWFEGMPASKEFPVRDTEEIVLSWGGKLVFNNCIVGGAIDTRFLPSILKGVMEKMQEGPLTGSYVRDVQVSVYDGKMHPVDSNDISFKIAGMMAFREAFHQAAPQLLEPVYDLEASAPDVMMGDIMSELQSHRSIITGMDSGDAKQVIKARTPQAELDHLFAALRNVTQGKAKVKAIFAEYAPVPADVQRKLSEDYRKIEQQNGQH
- a CDS encoding ABC transporter ATP-binding protein, whose amino-acid sequence is MKLLLRYLKNYKWLVMAALLLATVNQVFSLLDPWIFGEIVDRFASHPHTFTAANAAAPEPRTENQYLYGVLLLLLASIGVAMISRIAKAFQDYFVSAITQRLGARMYTDGLRHSMRLPYQEFEDQRSGETLAILQKVRLDTEKFISQFINILFTTLVGVVFVMVFAFRVHWSLVFVYFGGSVLLGWLMNVLSKRIKSIQKNIVKETTVLAGATTESLRNIELVKSLGLTNQEIRRLNANTMKILLLELTKVKRVRSIAFVQGTFVNLLRSTILFLLLYLIYGDQVSVGQLISLQLYSFFLFGPLQELGNIILAYREAQVSLDNFQRILNTPVEITPASPAKLSLVNELAFRNVGFQHITAKNKALDAINFTVKTGETIAFVGPSGSGKTTLVKLLVGLYKPGEGNIEYNGIDSGALDIEELRHQLGFVTQDTQLFSGTIRENLLFVNPRATEEELMSALQRASAYSLLARAEHGIDTVIGEGGIKISGGEKQRLSIARALLRQPRLLVFDEATSALDSITEEEITQTVRQVTSSKEHITVMIAHRLSTIMHADRIYVLEKGRIVETGAHHALLEEKGLYYAMWRQQIGERKSTGQTTA
- a CDS encoding DUF983 domain-containing protein, whose protein sequence is MSNKQNYFLSILKMKCPHCRRGDMFKDKNPFHLRFSKIFAMYERCPVCNQKYELETGFWFGTGYVSYALGIALSVFNLVWYWFFFGMSWKDDSIYWWLGVNGIILLVLQPWLMRISRVIYLYFFVYYDEDTAQLPDPEHPLDHSH